CCTTTCCTCAAATTTCTACTTTCCCCCATATAATTCTACAATAATTTTAAAACTCCTCTACAATTTTTGAAAACGCTTTCTATTTGAATTCTGTTTCCCTTTTGCCTCCTTTCTAAAAAGTGATGTTTATAGTAATGTATTCTTCGTATTTAACCGAAAGAATTCATTTTTCTTTGTGCGCATTGAATATTCGTTCACCAATCACGAAAACAGAATATTTTGTATTTTTGTTATATAATATTAGATGAACGAACCAATCCAGTTCGTTCATCTAGCAAGGAGACATAACAAGGGGGATATGGGATGAATTACGAAGTGAAGCATTTAAAAATTAATTTTAAAACGCTAGAAGAGTTCAAGAAATTCAAAGAATATGGCATTCAAGAACTTTCAATGCTAGAAGAATTACATGCCAAGATTTCCGATAATGAAATAAATTCTCCGTTTTACGGCATTTATTTTGGAAATAGCTTAGTGGCTCGCATGAGTCTCTATAAACGAAACAAACAGTACGATCAATATTTCGAGCCGCCTCAAACGTATATTGAAGTGTGGAAACTTGAAGTGCTCAGCGATTTTCAGCGCAAAGGATTAGGTCAAACGCTCGTTGAATATGCCAAATCCTTTCAATTACCTATCAAAACAAGCCCGCGAGTAAAATCGAGTGATTTTTGGTCAAAAATGGGGTTCGTACCTGTAACGTATGATATCGATCGTGATTTGGGAGAAAACCCTCTTATTTGGCTACCAAACGGTGTAAGCGAACAAAAATAAACAGCTGATTTCCAGCTGTTTATTTTATATCTATGTGGTATATATGATTAACATGAAGTAGGGAGCATTCAAGCTATCGCTTTACTTTTGAACTTTTTCTAAATTTAAATTTTTATCCACTTGAAATTTCACTTTTCTACTTTTTTCATCCTCTTTTAATACAACCATTTTACGAGCCCTCTCCATAATTTCAATAAGAGCTTTATAGTCATCTTCCACAATTAACAAATTGTTTTGCAAAGCTTTTTTTTCTTTTTCCAAAATCGTTACTTTCTCTTGTAAACGTTCAATCTTTTGCTGCAGTTCTTCATTAGCTTCGAGAAGCTCCGACGAGTGTTTTTGCCCTTGATCTACATTTTCTAAATACTTAATTACCTCATTAAGCGAAATATGTTTCTCTGCTTCCATATATGATAAGCGTGCAGGCTGCTCGTCGTCTTTTGAAACAGTTCTTGCTTTTAATTCTTTTCTCTGTTTTTTCGCAAGGTCAATACCAGTCTTGTATTGTTTGCGCACAAAAGAATTCCAGCGGAAGCCACAAGCTGCTGATGTTCGTGTAAGTTTCTTCCCCACTTCTTCAAATGCAGCTAGCTGAGTGCCACCTTCACGTATATGACGCAGTACAATTTCTGCGAGTAATAAATCTTCATCATGAGTCCATGCATCTTGACGAGAAGAAGTCATTTTTCTATCCCTCCTTATCCGTACTTATTAAATGAATATGCACCTACTAGATAAGATAGACTATTGTTCCTCTTCTCAATCAAGAAAATCTTTCATATACTTTGAAGCAAAATGGGAAACCCGTGATTCTTTCATCTTTTGCTTATTAACTATATTGCTATGGAAATGCAGTTCATAACTATGTTTTTTTAACGATGACCTTTTGAACCGCTTCTTCATGCTCAGGCGATTCCCACAATATCGAACAGCGATGAATTTCTTGTTCCATTCGATTCCAAACCTGGCTTTGCTCCCATTTCTCAATAGCGATTTCTTTGTAAGCTTGCAATACTTGGGTCGATTTATGAGTAATAGGAGCTAACCACTCCTCACACCTCATAGTTAGCTCTTTAAACGACGTAACATAGGAAAGAAATCCAATTTGCTTTGCTCGTTCTACTCCATACAGCTGAGCACTGTAGATCATTTCCATCGCTTCTTGATACCGCAGCTTTTCAAGAAGAATGGTTCCGCCTCCCCAGCCTGTTGTAATTCCTAAATTCCCTTGAATAAAGCCCATTTCGCTATGTGTTGCACTTATACGGAAGTCACATGCAATCGCAAGCTCACATCCCCCCCCAACCGATGTTCCATTCAAAAGGGCAACTGTTGGTTTTGGGAGCGTTAAAATTTCATAAAGAATTCTCCCCATTTTCGTTAACATTTGAGACGCCTCTTTCGAAGTCTTTAGCTCATGAAATACGCTTAAATCTCCTCCACTGCAAAATGCGTCTGAACCAGCACCTGTAATTACAAAAGCTTTTACTAACTGATTATGTTTCACATAATCTACAGCTTGCTGCAGTTCATTCATCACATCATAATCAATAGCATTACGCTTTTCAGGGCGATTAATCACAAATGTAGCAATGCCTTGGCTTGTAGTAAACAGCTCGCTTTTTTTCATGCTTTTTCCTCCTTATGAACAAGGTATGAATCCTTTTACAACAGTAATTGTTTATTTAAAAAGAGTTCTTGTTCTATAAGAAAAATCCTTCTCTTCCAAAGGGCAGAGAAGGAAAAAAGGCAAAAAAAATAAAAGACCCTTTAAGAGGGTCTTTTATTTAAATAAGCAATTATTTGCTTACTACGTCATTTCCTTTGTAAGTACCACAAGCTTTACATACGCGGTGTGATAGTTTCATTTCACCACAATTTGGGCACTCTACCATACCAGGAACTTGTAATTTAAAGTGCGTACGACGCGTTCTTTTCTTCATTTTAGATGTTCTTCTAAAAGGTACAGCCATTATTCCCACCTCCTTAAAAGAATTTTAAAATCATATGAAGGCCCGAAAGCCGGATCTTCGCATTTTTATTTCTTTTTGTCTTTAAAGAAATTTTCGAGTACGGCTAAGCGGGGATCTACTTTTTCCTGCTGTTCTTCTTCGGTAACAACTTCCCAGTCTTTTCCTGACTGTGGAGCTGCTCCTGCCGCTTGCTGATTTTCACTAAATACCTGCAGAGGAATTTCAACAATAATTAACTCTTGAATCAAAGGTTGTAAATCAACCGTTTCTCCCTCTACAATGCGTACTTCAGCATCTTCTTCATAATCAGCATTCACATTCAATAAAAACGTTTCAGTTGCGTTAATTTCAAACGGATACGGAACGTCAACTAATGTACGAGCACAAGGCAACGTCATTTCTCCTGAAATTTTAAGGTGAAACGTTACTTTCGAAGAGCTAATGTCGGCTCTTCCTTTCACGTTTACATCTGACATTCTACGAATTTGAGGATCAGCATTCATAAACTCTTTGCCGTCAATCACTTCGTCAAATGTTAGACCTTTATTTTGCAACTGATACAATTGATGTATTGTCCATTTCATTGTTAATCACCTCAAGGCAACAAAGGTTATTATAGCTTTCACAAGATTATTTGTCAATATTTTTTCTTTACACTATAATGTACTTAAATATGCTTTTTTGTAAAAATTTCTTACTTTCATAAAAAAATGTTTTTAAAACAAAGAGCTAGACTAAAAATAATAAATTAAAAGGAGACATTATGCAAGCAGTTGGAATAATTGTCGAATATAATCCTTTTCATAACGGACACGCTTATCATTTGCAGCAAGCCAAACAACAAACCGGAGCAGATTGTGTGATTGCTGTGATGAGCGGGCACTTTTTGCAGCGCGGAGAGCCTGCTCTTGTATCGAAATGGTCCCGCACAAGAATGGCTTTAGCCGCTGGTGCAGACTTAGTCGTTGAATTACCCTATGCTTTTTCTACTCAAAAAGCTGAAACATTCGCAAGCGGCGCTATTTCTATTTTGGAATCCCTTCACGCTGACTTTGTATGCTTTGGCAGCGAAAATGGCAATATTGACTCATTTACCCGCACCGCTGATTTGCTCGAAGCTCATGAATCAGAACTATCCGCTTTAATTCAACAAGAGATGAAAAAAGGAAACAGTTATCCAAAATCAGCTTCCAATGCTTTCTTACAGCTTTTCACGGAGGCTCCTATTGATCTATCTCAGCCAAATAATGTGCTTGGAATGAGCTATGTAGCTGCCATAAAAAAACAGCATGCATCTATTAAACCATATACAATCACTCGAATTCAATCACATTATCACGATGATTCCCTGTCTTCCTCTTTTATTTCAAGCGCTACAAGCATACGTAAAGCTATTTTTGACAGCAGCAGCCATGGGGACCTGGGCAAGCATATGCCAGTTAGTACAGCAAACGAATTAGCAGCTTACAAACAAGCACACGGACAGTTTCATCATTGGGAGCACTATTTCCCATTTTTGAAATACAAACTATTAACTACTCCACTTTATGACTTACAGCGTATTTATGAAATAGAAGAAGGTATTGAACATCGACTGCTATCTTATATTTCTTCATCTACTTCATTTGAAGATTTTTTAACAAATGTTAAAACGAAGCGATATACGAGAACCCGTTTACAGCGCATGTGCGTTCACCTTTTAACCAATACAACAAAAAGTGAGATGCAACAAGCTGATCCTTATATTCGCTTATTGGGAATGTCAAAGACCGGACAAGCCTATTTAAAAACAATTAAGAAAAAGCTGTCCCTTCCTATTGTATCCACTGTATCGCAATGTAAACTGAAAGAAATTGATACCGATATTAAAGCGACACATGTTTATAGTATGCCGTTTCAGGAGCCTCTGCGCTCTCAGTTTATGAAACAAGAATATACGCAGCCTCCTATCATTTGGCCATAAAAAAATCGTCTGCAAGAGACGATTTTTTTATGGTTTCAGCTTTTCTAAATAGGTTACGGCATCCGAAAATGAATCTACGGGTACAATTTTCATATCACTGTTTATTTTTTTGGCTGTCTTCACTGCTTCTCGGTAGTTAGAGCCAGCAGCCCCTTTTTCATTTGGTGCAAAGAAAATCTCTGCTCCTTCTTTATCTGCGGCTACAATCTTTTGTGAAATACCTCCGATTGGTCCTACCTCTCCTTTATCATTGATAGTCCCTGTACCTGCAACGCGGTGGCCTTTTGTCATGTCCTCTTTAACAAGCTGATTATAGATTTCAAGTGAGAACATCAGTCCCGCTGAAGGCCCTCCTATTTTTTCAGTATCAATATGTATATCGGGCTTGACTTTTAATTCTTGGTTCGTTTCTAAGGCAATTCCTAGGCCTACTCGTTTCGGCTCGTCAGGAAATGCTTTAACTTTTAGAGTACGTTTGCTTTCTTTGCCATCTCTTTTCACATAAATTGATACTGAATCTCCTGCTTTTTTAGTCGATACGTAGTTGATTAAGTCCTCAGCAGTTTGAATTTTTTTCTCATCTACTTTTGTCACGACATCTCCAACATGAAGTTTTCCATGTGCAGGCATATTTTCTACAACATATGTAACATATACGCCTTTATTGTGGTAGGAAACGCTCTTTCCAGCTGCTTCATATGCTACTGAAATAGCGGCATTTTTTGACGTATCCATCATATGTAATTGCCTTGTCGAGTAATCTTCATCGCTTTCACCCTGCTGCAAAATTTGCTTTGTAGGGAAAATTTCATGAAAGTCCTGTATTTTCGCAAGACCATATGAAAGAGGAGTTGCTCTGCCCATTCTTACAGTTGTAAGCATAAACGTCCCTTTTTCATGGTATCCATCTTCTACCTTAATAATAGGCGCAAGTTCTTCTGCCATTCCAGGCTTTGTAATGTAGTACGGCAATGGATAAAAACAAAGCATTGCCACCACTGCAATAACAGCCAAATATACCAAAATTCTAATTCTAGATTTCACTTTTTTTGTTCTCCTTCCAATGATCAATTGCTTGTAGAATAGAAGGCAACTGCTCATGTGCTGCTTGTTCACCAATTGACATCATTTCTTGAATGTTTGTAAATGCTCTGGAACTAAAAGTATCGAGATTAGGACGAATCATAACGTCTGAAGCAATAGTTCGATGAGCTACTAGCTCATCTTGCAAAATATCTAAACTTTGCATAATCACATCAAAAATGGAGCTGATTTCTGCATTCACTTTCGCTTTTGATACATCGACTCCAATGACAATATCAGATCCCATCTCTTTTACAACCGATACAGGAATACGATCCACTACCCCGCCGTCTACAAGCAATCGCCCATCAATTACTTCGGGAGCAAAGATTCCTGGAATTGAAATACTTGCTCTCACCGCTTCAGCGATAGGTCCTTTTTTAAATACCACTTTCTCTCCTGTTTTCAAATCTGTCGCTACAATGGCAAACGGTATAGATAACTGTTCAATGTTTCTATTTTGCGTAAAAGTGCGAACCAACGACTTTACTCTGTTGCCCGTAATAAATCCCATTTTTGGCACGGTAAAATCCAAATAATACTTTCGTTTGAACGTTAGCGCCATTTTATAAAGAGTTGCCAGTTCAATACCTGACGCATATAGTGCACCAACTAAAGCTCCCATGCTGCTGCCAGCTAGAAAATCAATAGGAATGTTATTTTCTGTTAGCGCTTTGATTACTCCTAAATGTGCAAAACCTCTAGCTCCACCTGAGCCTAACGCAACTCCTATTTTTGGGCTTTCCACTTTACCTGCCCCCTCGTTTTACCTTATAGACTTCTAAAAATGTAAAAACTTTTGATGAGCTTCTCTATCATTGTTGCCCTGTCTTCAATAGGACTATTCTTCATTTTCTATTTGTTCATTTTGTATGAAGCTAAAGATATGTTTTGCTCAATCAACGGTGGTTATTAAGCATTATACTATACTGAAGGTTGTTTTAAGAAATTCTTACTCTTCTCTTGCTGCGTATACGTTTTTTTACTCCTTGACTATTCTAGAAGTGCATTGATTTATGTATATGAATTGTATTTCCAAATGTGACAAGACGCCTTTTTATTCAGTATGAATTTATTTTCTCCTTACACATAGGCATAAAGTCGATGCATAGCTTCGTATATTGATATATAGAAGAACTTGTACATTTGCCTAAAACTCCTCATTTCATTCCTATCAAAATGACGTGAGCTTAGAAAAGGAGATGAATCGTTCGTTGAATAAATCGATGGTGAAAACACTTCTGCTCGGGACGAGCGTAACACTTCTCGCTATTGCGCTTATTGTATATCCAAAAGAAGCGCTAGAAGGTTCAGTAAGAGGTCTCAACACATGGTGGAAGGTCGTCTTTCCTTCTCTGCTGCCCTTTTTTATTGTTTCAGAAATGCTTATTGGGTTTGGCGTAGTGAAGTTCATTGGGATCTTATTAGAGCCGTTTATGAGGCCTTTATTCCGAGTACCTGGAGTAGGGGGTTTTGCTTTAGCAATGGGCATGGCTTCTGGATTTCCTTCAGGTGCAAAAATCACTTCCCGGCTGCGCCAAGAAAAACAGCTAACAGCTATTGAAGCTGAAAGACTCGTATCATTTACTAACTCATCTAACCCTATTTTTATTTTTGGAGCTGTGGCAGTTGGCTTTTTTCACAATCCAGCTGTCGGTATCATATTAGCTCTCTCTCATTACATAGGGAATATTTGTGTAGGACTGGTGATGCGGTTTTATGGATCAGCAAAACCTAAAGGACAAGTAATTCAAAAACCTTCTTTATCGTTAGCTTTTCACGAAATGCATAAAACGCGATTAAAAGATAAGCGTCCTATCGGGAAGCTTTTAGGAGATGCGGTTACTTCTGCAGTTCAATCTCTCTTAATGATTGGCGGTTTTATCATTTTATTTTCTGTATTAAACAAACTTTTATATGTGACTCATATCACGGCCGTTTTAAGCAGCGGTCTAGCTTATTTATTTTCCCTTTGTCATATAGGGACTGAGCTGAGCCTTCCCTTTATTTCGGGGCTTTTTGAAATTACGTTAGGAAGCCGCCTAGCAAGCGAAGCACCGGACACGCTGCTGTTTCATCAAATTATCATCGTTAGCTTTGTATTAGGCTTTAGCGGTTTCTCTGTTCAAGCACAAGTAGCTAGCATACTCGCCGAAACAGATATTCGATTTTTCCCGTTTTTTATTGCCCGAATTTTTCACGGCTGTTTTGCGGTAGTATTCACTATCTTTCTATGGGGTCCTCTTCGGGAATCCATTACTACTTTTCAAGCATCTGAAGGAGCACTGCCGGTTTTTTCTCACTTGGAGTCCGTTACGATTCTATCGCAGTGGCTAAACGTGTACGGCCCGCTCCTAACGATTTTTACGCTGTGCTGCTATATTTATCTATATTCAAAACGAGCGTTTCTTCATCGTTCCTAGTAAAAAAAGAACGTGACGTTTTCTTATCGGCAAAGAAAACGTCACGTTCTTTTTTATCTTATTTTTGAGACAGCTGTTCAAATTTTTCTGCAAGCGCTTCTCTAACAGGGGGAGGAACTAATTCAGAAATATTCCCGCCATATTTAGCTACCTCTTTTACAATACTAGAACTTAAAAACGAGTATTGATTATTTGTCATCATAAATAACGTTTCGATTTCTTTATCTAATACGCGATTTACAGATGTGATTTGCATTTCGTACTCAAAATCTGATACTGCACGCAAACCTCTTAAAATGGTCTTTGCCTGCTTTTCTTTTGCATACTCCATTAATAATCCGCTGTACGACTCTACTACCACATTAGGAAGTGATTTTGTTACTTCTTTCAGCAAAGCTACTCGCTCTTCCCCTGTAAATAGAGGACTTTTTGAGGAGTTATTTAAAACAACCACATAAATCGTATCAAATACATTTGCGCCTCGTTTAATAATATCAAAATGTCCATTCGTAACTGGATCAAAGCTTCCTGGACAAACAGCTATACTGCCCATACGTATCCCCTTTCTACATCTAACAGCTCATTGATTTATTCAACTGATTCTTCTTTCTTGTATGTATAAATAGAAACACCAATGATACCGTACGTTTCGCTTTTTATTTTTTCAAATAAACCAATCTCATTATCTAAATGTACATCATGAGAATGCTCCGCTACAATAATTCCTGTTTTTGCCAGAAGGTTTTCTTCACTTACCGTTTCGATAAGCGCTTTCAACTTTTGTGCTTTATACGGTGGGTCAAGCAAAAGTAAATCGACAGTCAGCTCCCTTTTCTTTATCGCTTTCAGTGCACGCTCTGCATCATTTCGATACACTTCAGCGCGGTCTTCTAACCGACAGGATGCTAAGTTTGCTTTAATCGTCTGAATCGCTTTGCCATCCCGATCCACAAAAATGACTTTATCTATTCCTCGACTTAGAGCTTCAATTCCCAAGCCACCGCTTCCACCGAACAAATCAAGAGCTGTTCCACCTTCAAAAAACGGTCCAATCATATTAAAAATAGCTTCTTTCACCTTATCTGTTGTAGGGCGGGTTGAGTATCCTGGAACCGCCTTTAACGCATGGCCTTTATATAAACCTGCTACTACTCTCATCCTTATCACTACCTTACTTTTACTTCCTTATTCTTCATTATCCTAACATATTTTGAATTACAAAGACTAGCAAAAATCCTCAATTTATTCAATGCTGTATGCATTCTGTGCAATAACCCAGCAGCTTGCTTTTATGCTGGACTTTTACGACCGTCTCCTTAGATACACCTATGCAGATCATTCGGCATTTCGTTCATAAAAGATTTCCTTTACTTTAATATGTCATCATAAACGTAAATTTACCCTTTTTCTCTGTCATGTTATCAGTCTTTTATATTTTAAAAAGTGAATTTCACGAGACAGGTATATGAACGTTTAAAACGGACATACTGACTAGTAACAACATCATCTAACCGATGTTGTTGCCAACCGCGGAGAAGACTTACGTTTCCCCATAAGTTCTTCCTCCGGTTTCTCCTCTCCCTTTGCCTTCATCAAGGTGCTTGTAATCGCAGAGGTGATTACACCCCTTTATTGAAGGGCCCTACAATGAGTAGTTGTAGGGATTTTTTTATTTACTCCTAAAATATTCAGTGATACATTAAACTACGTGAGTTTGCTTTTTTAATACATAGAGGGGGAAATACATATGATTCAGCGTTTTATTGAGCTCGGAGAAGGGTATTCAGATATTTATGAGCTGTTAGAGATTGTCAAAAGCAACAAACATCGTCTTGCCCATCTTATTATGCTGCGAACAGTAAAAGAAGATCGACAAGTAGCTTCTTTTGTCGCTGTCTTGCATCCAACAGCTGAAGGGAATTTCCAACCGCTTTACGTTTGCCGAGAAGGAATTGTTTTAAAACAAAACGACAGCAAGCGCGTTGAGTTATTTAAACGAGCAGCTGAGGAAGCGGGAAAAGAAATTGTGGTACTCGATGTCAAACCATCTACTACCTTTCCAGAAACAGCACTATACTATCAGCACCTTATTGGCATTTTGCGAATGAACCGCTTTATTCCGCCAATGCAATAACCTCATCCCTGCCTATTCGTTTGCTAAGGCCAAGTAAAATAAAAAAAGGAATGTACATTACATTCCTTTTTTGTTTAAATTCCTATCTTATAGTCATATTCCTTCGCTTTATCCGGCTTTGAATTTTCGAATTCTGTTTTTAAAAACGGCCGATAAGAAGGATCTACTTTCTTCACAAAAGGTAGAGACTGAAGTTTATGGATTGTTTTTTCAATGCCATCTTGGTTGCAATATAAGACAACATACTTTAATTCTTTAGATACGTAATGTACATTTCCGTACTTTCGCAATGCTTTTGCTTGCTTAACAGAATGCACATACGCTACAATTCCTTGACGTTCAACAAACATATTTAGTTCCCCTTTTGCATACGTTATATTGGTTTTCTTTATCATAAATTCTTTTATATGAAGTAGGTGCTTTATGTATGAATTTAGATGATATCTGGATGCTCTTTCTTACTCATTTTAACGAGCACAGAGCTATTGAACAAGTCATTTTCAAAAAAATCACAAATATACCCTTTTTGTATATAAACACATCAATTGAGCGTAGAAAAATAGATGAGCTTCTAGAAGCTTCATCTA
The genomic region above belongs to Priestia megaterium and contains:
- a CDS encoding DUF7147 family protein, producing MIQRFIELGEGYSDIYELLEIVKSNKHRLAHLIMLRTVKEDRQVASFVAVLHPTAEGNFQPLYVCREGIVLKQNDSKRVELFKRAAEEAGKEIVVLDVKPSTTFPETALYYQHLIGILRMNRFIPPMQ
- a CDS encoding patatin-like phospholipase family protein, which gives rise to MESPKIGVALGSGGARGFAHLGVIKALTENNIPIDFLAGSSMGALVGALYASGIELATLYKMALTFKRKYYLDFTVPKMGFITGNRVKSLVRTFTQNRNIEQLSIPFAIVATDLKTGEKVVFKKGPIAEAVRASISIPGIFAPEVIDGRLLVDGGVVDRIPVSVVKEMGSDIVIGVDVSKAKVNAEISSIFDVIMQSLDILQDELVAHRTIASDVMIRPNLDTFSSRAFTNIQEMMSIGEQAAHEQLPSILQAIDHWKENKKSEI
- a CDS encoding SepM family pheromone-processing serine protease, whose protein sequence is MKSRIRILVYLAVIAVVAMLCFYPLPYYITKPGMAEELAPIIKVEDGYHEKGTFMLTTVRMGRATPLSYGLAKIQDFHEIFPTKQILQQGESDEDYSTRQLHMMDTSKNAAISVAYEAAGKSVSYHNKGVYVTYVVENMPAHGKLHVGDVVTKVDEKKIQTAEDLINYVSTKKAGDSVSIYVKRDGKESKRTLKVKAFPDEPKRVGLGIALETNQELKVKPDIHIDTEKIGGPSAGLMFSLEIYNQLVKEDMTKGHRVAGTGTINDKGEVGPIGGISQKIVAADKEGAEIFFAPNEKGAAGSNYREAVKTAKKINSDMKIVPVDSFSDAVTYLEKLKP
- a CDS encoding YceD family protein, giving the protein MKWTIHQLYQLQNKGLTFDEVIDGKEFMNADPQIRRMSDVNVKGRADISSSKVTFHLKISGEMTLPCARTLVDVPYPFEINATETFLLNVNADYEEDAEVRIVEGETVDLQPLIQELIIVEIPLQVFSENQQAAGAAPQSGKDWEVVTEEEQQEKVDPRLAVLENFFKDKKK
- a CDS encoding nucleotidyltransferase, which gives rise to MQAVGIIVEYNPFHNGHAYHLQQAKQQTGADCVIAVMSGHFLQRGEPALVSKWSRTRMALAAGADLVVELPYAFSTQKAETFASGAISILESLHADFVCFGSENGNIDSFTRTADLLEAHESELSALIQQEMKKGNSYPKSASNAFLQLFTEAPIDLSQPNNVLGMSYVAAIKKQHASIKPYTITRIQSHYHDDSLSSSFISSATSIRKAIFDSSSHGDLGKHMPVSTANELAAYKQAHGQFHHWEHYFPFLKYKLLTTPLYDLQRIYEIEEGIEHRLLSYISSSTSFEDFLTNVKTKRYTRTRLQRMCVHLLTNTTKSEMQQADPYIRLLGMSKTGQAYLKTIKKKLSLPIVSTVSQCKLKEIDTDIKATHVYSMPFQEPLRSQFMKQEYTQPPIIWP
- a CDS encoding N-acetyltransferase, with protein sequence MNYEVKHLKINFKTLEEFKKFKEYGIQELSMLEELHAKISDNEINSPFYGIYFGNSLVARMSLYKRNKQYDQYFEPPQTYIEVWKLEVLSDFQRKGLGQTLVEYAKSFQLPIKTSPRVKSSDFWSKMGFVPVTYDIDRDLGENPLIWLPNGVSEQK
- the coaD gene encoding pantetheine-phosphate adenylyltransferase; amino-acid sequence: MGSIAVCPGSFDPVTNGHFDIIKRGANVFDTIYVVVLNNSSKSPLFTGEERVALLKEVTKSLPNVVVESYSGLLMEYAKEKQAKTILRGLRAVSDFEYEMQITSVNRVLDKEIETLFMMTNNQYSFLSSSIVKEVAKYGGNISELVPPPVREALAEKFEQLSQK
- a CDS encoding RsfA family transcriptional regulator, which encodes MTSSRQDAWTHDEDLLLAEIVLRHIREGGTQLAAFEEVGKKLTRTSAACGFRWNSFVRKQYKTGIDLAKKQRKELKARTVSKDDEQPARLSYMEAEKHISLNEVIKYLENVDQGQKHSSELLEANEELQQKIERLQEKVTILEKEKKALQNNLLIVEDDYKALIEIMERARKMVVLKEDEKSRKVKFQVDKNLNLEKVQK
- a CDS encoding YlbG family protein; protein product: MFVERQGIVAYVHSVKQAKALRKYGNVHYVSKELKYVVLYCNQDGIEKTIHKLQSLPFVKKVDPSYRPFLKTEFENSKPDKAKEYDYKIGI
- the ylbJ gene encoding sporulation integral membrane protein YlbJ; this encodes MNKSMVKTLLLGTSVTLLAIALIVYPKEALEGSVRGLNTWWKVVFPSLLPFFIVSEMLIGFGVVKFIGILLEPFMRPLFRVPGVGGFALAMGMASGFPSGAKITSRLRQEKQLTAIEAERLVSFTNSSNPIFIFGAVAVGFFHNPAVGIILALSHYIGNICVGLVMRFYGSAKPKGQVIQKPSLSLAFHEMHKTRLKDKRPIGKLLGDAVTSAVQSLLMIGGFIILFSVLNKLLYVTHITAVLSSGLAYLFSLCHIGTELSLPFISGLFEITLGSRLASEAPDTLLFHQIIIVSFVLGFSGFSVQAQVASILAETDIRFFPFFIARIFHGCFAVVFTIFLWGPLRESITTFQASEGALPVFSHLESVTILSQWLNVYGPLLTIFTLCCYIYLYSKRAFLHRS
- the rsmD gene encoding 16S rRNA (guanine(966)-N(2))-methyltransferase RsmD, with product MRVVAGLYKGHALKAVPGYSTRPTTDKVKEAIFNMIGPFFEGGTALDLFGGSGGLGIEALSRGIDKVIFVDRDGKAIQTIKANLASCRLEDRAEVYRNDAERALKAIKKRELTVDLLLLDPPYKAQKLKALIETVSEENLLAKTGIIVAEHSHDVHLDNEIGLFEKIKSETYGIIGVSIYTYKKEESVE
- a CDS encoding enoyl-CoA hydratase/isomerase family protein, which gives rise to MKKSELFTTSQGIATFVINRPEKRNAIDYDVMNELQQAVDYVKHNQLVKAFVITGAGSDAFCSGGDLSVFHELKTSKEASQMLTKMGRILYEILTLPKPTVALLNGTSVGGGCELAIACDFRISATHSEMGFIQGNLGITTGWGGGTILLEKLRYQEAMEMIYSAQLYGVERAKQIGFLSYVTSFKELTMRCEEWLAPITHKSTQVLQAYKEIAIEKWEQSQVWNRMEQEIHRCSILWESPEHEEAVQKVIVKKT
- the rpmF gene encoding 50S ribosomal protein L32, whose protein sequence is MAVPFRRTSKMKKRTRRTHFKLQVPGMVECPNCGEMKLSHRVCKACGTYKGNDVVSK